The following are encoded in a window of Microcaecilia unicolor chromosome 14, aMicUni1.1, whole genome shotgun sequence genomic DNA:
- the LOC115457258 gene encoding olfactory receptor 142-like, with protein sequence MEFRNETRVTQFILLGISSDPDLQIIFFVLFLVIYLLTVGGNLLIIVTIYVDSQLHSPMYLFLSNLSALDVGVSTVVVPKYVINFVSQIKTISFNDCIAQMFFYHFFEGSECLLLVLMAYDRYVAICNPLRYTTIMNSQACLLLLVSIWVGGLVHGFGQAFPAVQLPYCGPNEIDHFFCDTHPLSVLACSSTFINEITDMINSGVLALGSFLVLFISYVYIISTVLKIRSSEGRRKAFSTCASHLMVVALSFCPLVFIYMRPPVTFAGDKLVSVFYTVVTPWLNPFIYTLRNEKMKKAIMKLGGKMRMN encoded by the coding sequence ATGGAATTCAGGAATGAAACCAGAGTCACACAATTCATCCTCCTTGGAATTTCTAGTGATCCAGATTTACAGATAATATTCTTTGTGCTGTTTCTTGTGATTTACCTGCTCACTGTAGGTGGGAATCTTCTCATCATAGTAACCATATACGTAGACTCTCAGCTGCACTCTCCCATGTACTTGTTCCTCAGCAATCTGTCTGCCTTAGATGTGGGGGTGTCAACAGTTGTTGTCCCTAAATACGTTATTAACTTTGTTTCACAGATTAAAACCATCTCATTCAACGACTGCATTGCTCAAATGTTTTTCTATCATTTCTTTGAGGGTTCAGAATGCCTTCTTCTGGTTCTGATGGCTTATGACCGCTATGTTGCCATCTGCAATCCTTTGCGTTATACCACGATAATGAACAGCCAAGCTTGTCTGCTGCTGCTGGTTTCCATATGGGTAGGTGGTCTCGTGCATGGCTTTGGTCAGGCATTTCCAGCAGTTCAGCTGCCCTATTGTGGTCCTAATGAGATAGATCATTTCTTTTGCGATACCCACCCCTTATCTGTGTTAGCTTGCTCTAGTACCTTTATCAATGAAATTACAGATATGATCAACAGTGGAGTCTTAGCCCTTGGTTCTTTCTTGGTGTTGTTTATATCTTATGTATACATAATCTCCACCGTCTTAAAAATTCGCTCATCTGAGGGAAGACGGAAAGCTTTCTCTACCTGTGCCTCTCACCTCATGGTTGTTGCTTTGTCTTTCTGCCCCCTTGTTTTCATCTATATGAGGCCACCAGTGACGTTTGCAGGTGACAAACTGGTCTCTGTTTTTTATACCGTTGTGACCCCTTGGTTAAACCCCTTCATTTATACTCTCAGaaatgagaaaatgaaaaaagcCATTATGAAGCTAGGAGGTAAGATGCGTATGAACTGA